CACCCTGAGACCATCGCATTAACCCCATGTCATTCAAAGCAGACCCCACACCCATTACAGTGACCATTGTCACTTGGCCGAACTGGCTCCTCTCCATATTCTTGTCTAATGAAACCAATATCACCGAACTTAAAGACGCAAGATACCATCCTCGAGCTTGAAACACTTTTCTTATATCCTCATACCAATAAGCATCATGCCAAGCAAACAGTGCATATAAATAGTAAAACCTGATTGTAAAGCTATCTCGTGTCCAAGCAAAGTAGAACACTACCCTTCCAAAAGCAGCAATGAGAACCTGCTCACTTCTGCTTGTGTCCTTTATTAAGCCTTGAGTTGGGAATAATATAGTGAAAGTTTGAAAACTCCTTGTCATCCAAGAATACGTGATCAGCAGCACAGGACCCTTCCTACCCGATCCACCCCTATCTCCTCTCTTCCAACCTAGGAACCGCAAACCACTCCGGAAAATGACCATCAATCCAAATCCCGATCTAGTACCAAAAGTTTCCCTGTCCTCCTCATCCCTTGTAGCCTCTCCTCCTCGTAAAATGAAGATTACCAAGTCCAATCCTTGTAAGAGATTATCGCAACCCCTCAAATCACCTAACCAGATCTCCCGAGATCGATTAAACCCACAAAATCCCTCACTAACCCGAGACTCCTCCTCAGCTTCCCTATAGCATAAAGCCCTCTCTCCACCCTCTCGGATCCGTCGCCGATCCATAACTCGCCACCGTGAAAAAATCATCTTGGAACCCTAAAAATCGCTTTCGCCAAAGTCATCGCCGATATCATATGATATTTGTCACATTACTCTTACtgtgtaatttgttttttcttttaaatatgaTTCCCCCTTTATTGTTTACTACTTTCAGTCAcctaaaaacaattatttagatttataatttacctatataaacattttattttctgtacaaaaaaaaaatatatatatatatatatataaattttttttatttgaaaatatatttatataaattctgATATATCATATTAGATAAAGAGAAtcggattttcaaatttatgtcatattatacatttatattgaataatttaatttcaaattcaGATGTGACACCATACTTGAACATGAACATTATAGAGAACTAACATGATTCTTTGAGTTATGTGTTCCACGACTCTACTATATTTGAATCTATAATGTTGTAATATTTGCATGAGTCTAATTAAAGGAGAAGATTGTAGTTTGCTGTCGTGTCGTGGTCTCCTTTGAGTATTCTCGTGCTAATTGAGATGAATCCAAGCCATTGGAGATCCACCACAACTAACCAATATATCTCGTTTTCTAGATCTTTCTTGTCTTCTCTCTAGATCTGGTCACCAGAAAGGTAAGGAACCCTAGTTCTCGTTTTCTCCATCTCATTTTCTCTTTTATCTTAGATCTCTCTTCCCAGTTCTTTTGGTGGTAGCACCAATCATTTCTCTTGTAGATCTGGTTTAATGAAAGCCTTATGTTGTTGATCGGCTTCTTCCTTCCCTTCCCTTGGCAGATCTAAGGCCAAGGTGGTAGCACCAATCCTTTCTCTTGTAGATTTGGTTTCATTCTCGCTTCATAGTGAGAGTTTCTATTGGCAACATTCATACCTACGTGTTATCTATAAGCATACACATATTTTTGATAAGTGAACTATatcacatatatacatatatatatatatatattgtattgtaatATGTGAACACCTAGATCTACTCATAGGTTGCTAAAAGGAATATGGTGTATTATGATTTAGACTTGTATGTGGGTGTTTGCATTGCCTGGAAGCATATGTGGGTAgtgtatatgatatatgacaTGGCTTAAGGCCTATGTGTGTTGGTGGAGCGTGATGGAGGTATGTACATCTCGGGCGTTGCATCAATTCTTGTTGGATCATGTGGAGACCTTGTGAGGTTGCATGATTAATTGCTGGAGCGGACATGTGGTGTGCCTGTGTGAAGTTAAGAATGTGGTAACACGGATCACTTGGAGACAGCGTGATTTGGTGTGCTCGTGTGAATGTGGTGGTGCAGATCACGTGGAAACATCATGATGTGGTGTGATCGAGTTAAGGAGTAGAACTCACGGAGACCACGTGGTGGCGTGGTCTCATGTTTGCACCGTCGGAGTTTATCCTCGtttcttggtgattgcttttgattttttggatgtTCTAGGTAGAGCTTTTGTTATGTTGTATGGTGAATGTTGGGTAATGATTTTGGGGCTCGTAGAGCATCCCTCATTGAGCTTTTGTTAAAATGTTCACCCtccttccttttctttttcaagATTCGGTTCACATTGATAGGTTTTTGTCAAACGCGTCATGTAATCCTACTTTGTTAAAGACATTGTTTCAGTCTTTGTAGCTGGAGATAAGTGTCCTGATATCGCCGACTATTTCAATTATACTGGGTCAGGATGTCACAGAAATATCACGTTGTAGTTGCAGTATTAGTAAACAAGTCTTTCgagcatttgaaaaattcaacCACCAGCAATTGCATGGATTAAGGTGCAAAGCCGAGTATAGAGACGCCATTAGCTATAGGCGATCTGAGCTTTACAATCAAAGTTATTAGGAGTTCCAGATCATTCACGCAGAGAAAACAAAATgctatattataaaacaagacaaataataaaaatttaaatacagTTCATGTTTATAAAGACTCACTATAAATGAGTGCAGACAATGGCAGACactatacataaaatatataaacatagatCACAGTTATGACTATGACGCTTTACTGCGAAAGATCACAGTTATGTTTACAAGTCAACTGAAATTCAAATGCCTTTATCAAATGGTTACTTACAATGATGAAGATAACTGAGGCCTCCGAAAATAGTCTGGAGTATTGAAAGCAAAATAGCTGCCAAAACAGCGAAAGATGATAGAACAGTCCAAGGAGAATCAAAGTGAAGGTGCTTGAACCTTGCACACTCCACATTCCATCTGTTTGAAGTGTAATTGTTAATCCCCTCGAACTCTTCTTTCAAGTAACTATTACTCATGTCGAAGGCAACATCTTTGCAAATGAATTTGAAGAATTGAGAGACGTCACTCCCATTACCAACATAGTTTTGTATGATTCCTTTCTCACTAAGATAGGTAGCATCTGCTTCGTCATTCATCAAACATCCCATGAAAACCACATAGCTGGTTATATTGTTGGAACACTTTGTAGATAACTGCTCAAAAGCAACACAGTTTAGCAAGACCGAACTGATGAATtcatcaaacactattggtGGTATGTGAAGCTCATTTCCGTTTAGTTTTATATCCAGTATTGTTTCTTCCCGCGAGCTTCTTCTCGGGACATAGCCACTAGTTTTCTTTGAAGAAGGTTGATAATGAGAAGCCTTAAATTTTATTCCCTGGAGGCGTAGTCTATTTGCTGAAAGGATCAGTCTCGAATCATCATAATGAGAATTTGATGGTCCTTTCTCAGGACTCTGAGAAGTACCATTTATGAAGTTCTTACGAATCAGATCAAGCAAATGTTGTGCTTCAAGGTTCTGAGATTTTGTTTTCTCAGCCACTGAAAGGTTAAAGAACTTGAATGCAAGTTTCTCCAGATTTACAGATATTTTTGATTCTTTCAAAAGTGTGTTGAGAAGAATTAAAGGAACCTGATTTTCCAAAAGCAGAAGATCACTCCggatggtggagaggatccATGGCGTTGTCAGAATACGATCATTTGGTGACTTCTTACTTGAGAGAACGTGTCTTGATATGAAGAAGAACAACATAAGAATGAAACAACCATCGAGGAGCATCATTTTGAGGAATTCCGGTTTTATAACTACTAGCTTCTCAGAGTAAGAGTTCCGGATAGCTGTCTccatttgaattatttttctaCCCAAAGTGTTGGTATCGACACCATCTTTTGCCTCACCAAGGAAAAGTTTCAAATAACGATGTTTATGCTCCTCGAGCAtttggagatgctctttccCGTGATGGTAAGGACCTATTGACACTATCTCAGGCTCATAGCCCTTGTGATGGTTCTTCTTCAGGCTTTGGGGAATCTTGAATATGCTACACGAACCTTCCCCTTTTCTTTGAAACTTCGGAGATTCTGCACCAATATGAATGAGCATATTCATCTTTGCTAATATTTCTGCaaacttctcatcatcatcttgGTAACTGATTTCATGCTTGTTTGAACTCTCTGCTTCATCAATATCTTGTTCGGTAACTTTTGGCTTCCTTGAACTATTAGCTTTTTCAACATCTTTATTGGGGCTTTCAGCTTTTTCAATATCTTGTTCAGTAATTCCTTGGATCATGTCTCCCCTCCCGAATAGAATTCTCAAAATCTTGTTAGTTTATTAAGTCTTATTAAAATGAGCTTTAGAAGTTTTTTAGGGAACAAAGGAAGGAAACTGAGATGAAGACTGTGAAGTGAATGCATagatcgagagagagaaaaaggaagAGTCTTTCAGGTTTAGAAATTACCACGAAGCACCAAGTTTGTACTGGGAGTGATGATAGACACtataagatatttatatatctaaagtCCTAAACACAttaaatataagatatttagataactcctaaatacTAAGGACTTTCCTATTTCCTAATCCATAACTCGGTAGGAAATAGAGAACTTGATTCTCAAGTTATTTAATTGAATTGAAATTGGGTTACtctttatttaaatgaaaaaggaTTTCGTTAGCTGATCTCCCAAATGGCATGTTAGCATGTCCTTGAGAACGAATCCTTGGTGATTTTGACGTCATATTTGACTTATCAAAACAAGTCATCTTTGTCATGTCACTTTTTCGGCCAGTCAAATTATAACGTCCACTTAAATTTTGTTCTCAAAAATATTATGATTGCAATTTTGCTACAACAACTAATGTTTTAATCATgacccaccccttaactctctCAAGCCCAAATACTCTCAACTAACCAAATAGCAGATGACCACCGAGtagatatctatatatatatgtagatacCGAGTAGGGGAAGTATCACATAAGAGTTTGAGATTGAGACTTGAGAGCTTAGTTTTGAGTGAGTTTTTCTAAGGCAATAAAGAAGAGTAATTTCTTTGAGATCAAGTTACGTTCGATCCTTAAAttctacatttggtatcagagctttagGACGAGATGGGAGATATCATCGTTGCAACCGGGAAGACGAAAGACAGTGGAGGATCCTCTACAATAAAGTGTCCGATGTTGAGCTCCACAAACTATACCATTTGGGCTATCAGGATGAAGCTTGCGTTACAGATACACAAAGTTTGGGAGATCGTGGAAGGTGAAGAAACAACCGAGGGAGACAAAAATTGCATGGCCAAAGCTTTATTATTCCAATCTATACCAGAAAGTCTTATTCTTAAAGTTAGAGAACTCGATACAGCAAAAAAGGTATGAGAAGCGATTAAGACAAGGCATGTAGGGGCAGAAAGAGTCAAAGAAGCTAGGTTAAAACCTTAATGAATCGCGTTCGATCGACTCAAGATGAAGGATAATGAAACCATTGATGAGTTTGGAGGAAATCTTGCTGAGATTTCATCTAAATCCTCGGCCCTAGGGATAAGCATCGAAGAACCTAAACTCGACAAGAAGTTCCTATCAAGCCTCCCTCGTAAAAAATACATCCACATTGTAGCGTCCCTCGAGCAAGTATTAGACCTAAATACTACAAGTTATGAGGATATCATAGGTCGTTTGAAAACTTATGAGGAACGTATACAAGAGAATGAGGAACCACATGAAGATCAGACCAAACTCATGTACACAAACAATGAGGGTCCAAACCAAGAGTATCAGAGAGATTACAACAAGAACAGAGGACGAGGATGACGTTGGAATAACAGAGGACGCGAAAGAGGTTGCAATACGTGGAGAGATCCAACAAATATCACGTGGTATCGTTGCGACAAGATAGGGCACTACGCGACGGATTGCCCTGATCGATTTTTGAAGCTACAGGAAGCTCAAGAGAATACCAATAGTGAGACACATGATGCGGATGAGCTTATGATTCACGAGGTGGTGTATCTAAAAGAGAAGAACTGTCTACCAGACAAATGCGAGGCAAACTCCAGAGCAGAAAACATATGATACTTAGATAATGGGGCAAGTAATCATATGACAGGAGACAAGAGATATTTTTCTGAGTTGGATAGTTCAGTCACCAGAAAAGTGAGATTCGGGGATGACTCACGCATTGATATAAAGGGAAAGGACACCATATCTTTCATAGATATGAACGGAGAGCCAAGGAAGATGACCAACGTCTACTACATTCCGGAGTTGAGAAGCAACATCATTAGTCTCGGACAAGCAACATAGTCCGGATGTGATATAAGGTTGCGAGGAGAGAATCGAACAATGTGTGATCAACACGGTAAGTTGCTTGTCAAGGCACAGAGATCACAAAATCGTCTTTATAAGGTATGAATGGGACTCAAGGCGCAGCTAAACTTAGCATATATCAGGGAATCAAATAGATGGCATGCAAGACTCGGGCATGTTAATCACAACACGATGAAGACGATGATACAGAGAGACCTAGTCAGTGGAATGCCGAATGTTAATGTCGAGAAAGAGATATGCCCTTCTTGTCTGTTGGGAAAACAAGTGAGAGGCTCATTCCCTCAATCAACTACGTTCCGAGCCTCGAAAGTATTACAGCTGATACATGGAGACCTCTGCGGCCCTATAACACCTAATACACAAGCCGGAAACAAGTATATTTTTGTGCTCATTGACGATCACTCGAGATATATGTGGATAATTTTGCTCAAAAAGAAAAGTGATGCATTCCAGAGGTTCCAGAAGATGAAGAGTATGGTGGAACAAGAGACGAAGGAAACGATATTGATGCTCAGAACAGATAGAGGAGGAGAATTTGTGTCCAATGAATTCAATGCATTCTGCGAAGACTCGGGTATAAAGCAACATCTCACAGCTGCATACAGCCCACAACAAACAGGGTGGTGGAGAGGAAAAATAGGGCTCTACTAGGGATGTCACACAGTATTTTAAAGCATATTCATATGCCAAACTATCTGTGGGGCAAAGCCATACGACATGCAACCTATCTCTTGAACATGATATTGACGAGAGTACTCAATGATCAGACGCCACACGAAGTCTTCCGATCAAAGAAACCTAACATCCAACATCTACGCATCTTTGGTTGCATAGGATATGCACAAGTCGAGAATGTGCATCTTAAAAAGCTCGACGACAGATCACATATGCTTGTACATCTGGGCACAGAGCCTGGATCAAAAGCATATCGACTGTTGGATCCCGAGAGACAAAAGATAGTCGTCAGCCGAGACGTTGTGTTTGATGAATCTAAAATCTGGAACTGGAATAGAGATGAAACAGATCATAATGGCGACTTTAATGTTACTCTAAGAGAATTTGGAAACCATGGCATTGAAGGAATTTGTGTTGAGAACGATCAATTCGTAACAGAAGCTATAACTGATAATGGCGAACCTATCGTGAAGGTTCCCGAAGAGGAGAAGGTCGAAGGAGAGTCTAGTGAGGATGTAGCTGAAGAGATACCATTACAAAGAAGTGAGAGACAAGTCGTGAAGCCCAAATACCTTGAGGATTACGTTTTGCttgcagaagaagaaggagaaaagtTATTATTGATTCTTAATGGCAAGCCAGAAGGCTTCGAAGAAGCAAGAAAGATAACGTAGTGGATATTAGCTTGTGAGGATGATATACAATCTATCATAAGGAATGAAACGTGGAGCTTAGTTGATCTTCCACCAGGAGTAAAACCAATAGGTTTGAGATGggttttcaaaatcaaacgaaacgGTGATGGAAGTATTAACAAGTACAAAGCTCGTTTGGTTGCAAAGGGGTATGTTCAAAAGCATGGAGTTGATTTCGAGGAAGTGTTTGTGCCTGTTGCTTGTCTAGAAACCGTACGCTTGCTTATCAGTTTGGCGGCAACTAAAGAATGGGAGGTGCATCATCTCGATGTCAAGACAGCATTTTTACACGGAGAACTTCAAGAAACGGTGTatgtgatatcactcaaattatcctaaggagtgaattactctctgaaataagaggttcagatgtagtacttagggatcgaatccatagagactctaggattacacaatagattatggttttggaataaatctagattaaatggtttataagttttagagcAGTTAATGGAGTGGTGAGCAAGAAGtatattgctcgattgatttttttggggttgttaacagttgggagaAATAGTtagattcaggtatattctcaggtgtgataagtaaaacttaatttgggtttttaggggtttaatattaatcatttttgaattcaaactttagatataatcaatctgattatctaatatggatctcggatttcaactctcgtatgttaatcacgagaaagtgtcgatcgattattcgttatgaatatcgatcgagaCACCTTTCAAAAAATCGATCGATAGGGCTATCgttgcgtcgatcgatacttcttccagaGAGCTTTACGGATAGGTTTGATCTAAATTCTCTAACTCACTAAACCAACTCTcgtctgtatctagtcagttagatcatgctagttattttcaggtattgagtcaagcaatggcttgatcccaatttatcctaaaatctaaatttaaagggtgatcaatcctaaattTAGCTTTAAGCATAACTGGATGAAAGAATTATATTTCTAAACTCTCTAACAATTGTTGTTGTcagtaatacatttatcaacctattgagaaaccaaaatctaacaataaagactactcagacatattcatggaacacatagttatgatggtctgaataatacttaaacAAAATGAGTAAATAGAGGAAGcaacaaaatgaataaaacaaaggagttcaagatcttctctgttttgcaatGTTGATCTATCTCTCTAATTATAAGCTCTCTCCTTTCAATGGTGGCCTCTTTCTGcctccaaactaggtctaaaaaggtctctaggcaagtctgcctctaaaatgattcaaaaccctaataaatagcctaacaggcggccatGGACTTAACATGTaattattgaaacttttgtgaaattttaattcttctaatttgtcattaactctCGGGTGGCTTCGCCGTTGATCGACATGAAGGGttcatcatcgatcgatattccttgGTAACAATTGGTCGATATTCAAACAAATAATCGACCATCCAGCAAAGCTCAGAAAGTCTCCAAAtagctccaaatacatcattttctttCAGATAGTACTTGAACCAGTAATTTctataaatagactctatatagtaataatatatcttaaaacactcataaaccatggttaaaaatgggtaaaatacatggtctatcaactttatccagacttactcttttgcttgtcctcaagcaaaacacaaCAGAGCAGTCTCTCCGAGAGAGGTTTAAAAACATGAGGAACTCACATGATTTATAACtcagaatcatcacctctacaatattgcaatccatatCTTAAAAGTCCTAACCATAAAAGCAATTTacaccatatcctagcttagcaaccaaattcatctagctaGCAACTTAAACAAATTTTGTCTAACATTCCCCTCTGCCAACCTCATTTCTTTGcgtaaataaaagtgtaggttTACCTTGGGAATATcaatcacaggatgcaaggatttttaaacaagtatctggatctgcaggtaaaagttagttcctatcttttctctcttctaatttctctctttagtaAAAGTATGCTTATTGCAGGTTCATTGACCAaaattggacaggcttccatgaatcaagccttaatg
This genomic stretch from Brassica napus cultivar Da-Ae unplaced genomic scaffold, Da-Ae ScsIHWf_1109;HRSCAF=1576, whole genome shotgun sequence harbors:
- the LOC125595987 gene encoding UPF0481 protein At3g47200-like, which produces MIQGITEQDIEKAESPNKDVEKANSSRKPKVTEQDIDEAESSNKHEISYQDDDEKFAEILAKMNMLIHIGAESPKFQRKGEGSCSIFKIPQSLKKNHHKGYEPEIVSIGPYHHGKEHLQMLEEHKHRYLKLFLGEAKDGVDTNTLGRKIIQMETAIRNSYSEKLVVIKPEFLKMMLLDGCFILMLFFFISRHVLSSKKSPNDRILTTPWILSTIRSDLLLLENQVPLILLNTLLKESKISVNLEKLAFKFFNLSVAEKTKSQNLEAQHLLDLIRKNFINGTSQSPEKGPSNSHYDDSRLILSANRLRLQGIKFKASHYQPSSKKTSGYVPRRSSREETILDIKLNGNELHIPPIVFDEFISSVLLNCVAFEQLSTKCSNNITSYVVFMGCLMNDEADATYLSEKGIIQNYVGNGSDVSQFFKFICKDVAFDMSNSYLKEEFEGINNYTSNRWNVECARFKHLHFDSPWTVLSSFAVLAAILLSILQTIFGGLSYLHHCK